From Rutidosis leptorrhynchoides isolate AG116_Rl617_1_P2 chromosome 3, CSIRO_AGI_Rlap_v1, whole genome shotgun sequence, a single genomic window includes:
- the LOC139898196 gene encoding uncharacterized GPI-anchored protein At5g19250-like, producing MAMAYFQRYIILTLIIHSIFCINHAVKCDDEEDSLLSGLNGYRATLNLTTLTTNDRAKCLADKIADQLKKQPCTNTTGSNTVPGTEPEFSNFPDLLNKCHLNVTTTRDGTILPACVPNLDPTLVLSNYTQSQYSNSLNDTKYTGVGIGSEDNWIVVVLTTSTPEGGYSAGNNDTNFVSKIGVTIHYLVIMVVVIFSLLWV from the exons ATGGCGATGGCGTATTTTCAAAGATACATCATTCTAACTCTCATTATTCATTCAATCTTTTGCATCAACCACGCAGTAAAGTGTGATG ATGAAGAAGATAGTCTTCTTTCAGGACTCAATGGTTACAGAGCAACCCTAAACTTGACAACTCTAACCACAAACGACCGTGCTAAATGCCTAGCTGATAAAATTGCCGACCAACTCAAAAAACAACCCTGCACAAACACCACTGGTTCCAACACCGTGCCAGGTACCGAGCCAGAATTTTCAAACTTTCCAGACCTTTTAAACAAATGTCATTTAAATGTCACAACAACACGAGATGGAACTATTCTCCCTGCGTGCGTACCAAACCTTGACCCAACCCTTGTACTTTCGAACTACACACAATCCCAATACTCAAACTCATTAAACGATACAAAGTATACTGGTGTTGGGATCGGTTCTGAAGACAATTGGATCGTTGTTGTGTTGACTACAAGTACACCCGAAGGTGGATATTCGGCGGGTAATAATGATACAAATTTTGTTTCAAAGATTGGTGTCACAATTCACTACTTGGTGATTATGGTTGTAGTAATTTTCTCGTTGTTGTGGGTTTGA